A single window of Acidobacteriota bacterium DNA harbors:
- a CDS encoding EVE domain-containing protein translates to MHYLLKTEASTYSFADLQKDKETVWDGVSNPVARRNLREMPVGAKLVIYHTGDEKCAVGTATAVKVDASDPKDPRVTIKAGKAIAHPKTLADIKANKLFADSPLVRQGRLSVVPLTATQYKFLVD, encoded by the coding sequence ATGCATTACCTATTAAAGACCGAAGCCTCCACCTACTCCTTCGCTGACTTGCAGAAGGACAAAGAGACGGTGTGGGACGGCGTGTCCAATCCAGTGGCCCGGCGTAATCTGCGCGAGATGCCGGTGGGCGCGAAGCTGGTGATCTACCACACCGGCGACGAGAAGTGCGCGGTCGGCACGGCAACCGCGGTGAAGGTGGACGCAAGCGATCCCAAGGACCCGCGGGTGACGATCAAGGCGGGCAAGGCGATCGCGCATCCAAAGACGCTGGCCGACATCAAAGCCAACAAGCTGTTTGCGGATTCGCCGCTGGTGCGGCAGGGGCGGCTTTCGGTCGTCCCGCTGACGGCGACGCAGTACAAGTTTCTGGTGGATTGA
- a CDS encoding alpha-ketoacid dehydrogenase subunit beta has protein sequence MSAPVTFLEAIRQGLWEEMERDARVFCIGEDIGVYGGAFKVTEGFIDRFGAERVIDTPIAEMAIVGAALGASFTGLRPVAEFQFIDFIACAQNQIVNALAKTHYRWGAPAPVVLRGPSGGGVHGGPFHSQNPEVSFVHTPGLKVVYPATCYDAKGLIKAAIRDNNPVLFFEHKFLYRRIKEELPAEDYTVEIGKARVAREGRDLSIITYAAMVHLAMDAAAALAKDGDNIDVEVLDLRTLLPMDREAIVATVKKTNKVIVLHEDTKTGGLAGEITAIINEEAFDDLDAPVTRIAALDSPVPFSPPMEEYFLPKLKDVIEKCRWLHKY, from the coding sequence ATGAGCGCCCCTGTCACATTCCTCGAAGCGATACGCCAGGGACTCTGGGAGGAGATGGAGCGCGATGCGCGCGTCTTCTGCATCGGAGAGGACATCGGCGTTTACGGCGGCGCGTTCAAGGTGACCGAAGGATTCATCGACCGCTTCGGTGCGGAGCGCGTGATCGATACACCCATCGCCGAAATGGCGATCGTTGGAGCCGCGCTAGGCGCGTCGTTCACCGGACTGCGTCCGGTGGCCGAGTTCCAGTTCATCGACTTCATCGCGTGCGCGCAGAACCAGATCGTGAACGCGCTCGCCAAAACGCATTACCGCTGGGGCGCGCCTGCGCCAGTAGTGCTGCGCGGACCTTCGGGCGGCGGCGTCCACGGCGGACCGTTTCATTCCCAAAATCCGGAAGTCTCGTTCGTGCACACGCCCGGACTCAAGGTGGTGTATCCGGCGACGTGCTACGACGCGAAGGGGCTGATCAAGGCGGCCATCCGCGACAATAATCCTGTGCTCTTTTTCGAGCACAAGTTCCTCTACCGCCGCATCAAGGAAGAGCTGCCGGCGGAGGACTACACGGTCGAGATCGGGAAGGCACGCGTAGCACGCGAGGGCAGGGATCTCTCCATCATTACTTATGCGGCGATGGTCCACCTGGCGATGGACGCGGCCGCGGCGCTGGCAAAAGACGGCGACAATATTGACGTCGAGGTCCTCGACCTGCGCACGCTCTTGCCGATGGACCGCGAGGCCATCGTCGCGACGGTGAAGAAGACGAACAAGGTCATCGTGCTGCACGAAGACACGAAGACCGGCGGCCTGGCCGGCGAGATCACCGCCATCATCAATGAAGAGGCGTTCGACGACCTTGACGCGCCCGTCACGCGTATCGCCGCGCTCGACTCGCCTGTCCCCTTCTCGCCGCCGATGGAGGAGTACTTCCTCCCGAAGTTGAAGGACGTAATCGAGAAGTGCCGCTGGCTGCACAAGTACTGA
- a CDS encoding cupin domain-containing protein, protein MKKIAWKEVKADQMTPEITRRFISCANATLARFELKRGAIVPEHKHENSQMTWVVEGCLRFTYPGGAPIDVRAGEVLVIPANLPHAAEAIENCVITDVFSPSRADWESGDDAYLRGKK, encoded by the coding sequence ATGAAGAAGATCGCCTGGAAAGAAGTGAAGGCCGACCAGATGACGCCCGAGATCACGCGGCGGTTCATCTCGTGCGCGAATGCCACGCTGGCACGCTTCGAGCTAAAGCGCGGCGCGATCGTGCCTGAACACAAGCACGAGAACAGCCAGATGACCTGGGTGGTGGAGGGCTGCCTGCGGTTCACCTATCCCGGCGGCGCACCCATCGACGTCCGCGCCGGCGAGGTCCTGGTGATTCCCGCGAACCTGCCGCACGCGGCTGAAGCGATCGAGAACTGCGTGATCACTGACGTCTTCAGTCCGAGTCGCGCTGACTGGGAGTCGGGCGACGACGCCTACCTGCGGGGGAAGAAGTGA
- a CDS encoding thiamine pyrophosphate-dependent dehydrogenase E1 component subunit alpha, whose protein sequence is MSTKKPQQSARPQKNGAKGAGGNGGRPSGGLPAPQKNALGITDYRLEKPDFRVVEVDKDGDVHYEVRGNLDLPVPPIRDSRYLKREQAIEIYRYMLLNRGMEAMLERLYKQSKVVGGVYFGTGQEGCSVASAYALGKDDWIGPMIRNQGAFLVRGFSTADVMMQYMAKGKGPTKGKDAGSHFGSLDKHVTAPISMLGDQIPVLAGVALGARLQGRNIACLTWIGDGGQSTGVTYEGFNFAAVQKLGVILLVESNHWAYSTPTEEQVAVRDLAQRAIGYGVPGVIVDGTDVCQVYDATYEAAQRAYRGEGSTLIEAKMMRMKGHAIHDAAQYVPKKMFEFWQKRDCIARFEKYLVNVKKWLTPEQHKKLKSEVDKQLEEDRAAAEASPMPEPEWAAKGVYCASPECHPIPLMYGEVKAKGHKDVKLAEVEAAVHLK, encoded by the coding sequence ATGTCCACGAAGAAGCCACAGCAGAGTGCGCGTCCGCAAAAGAACGGTGCCAAAGGCGCCGGCGGCAACGGCGGTCGCCCGTCGGGCGGTCTCCCTGCTCCGCAGAAGAACGCACTTGGGATCACCGACTATCGCCTCGAGAAGCCCGACTTCCGCGTCGTCGAAGTAGATAAGGATGGCGATGTCCACTACGAGGTCCGCGGCAACCTCGACCTTCCGGTCCCGCCCATCCGTGACTCGCGCTACCTGAAGCGCGAACAGGCGATCGAGATCTACCGCTACATGCTGCTGAACCGCGGCATGGAAGCGATGCTGGAGCGGCTGTACAAGCAATCGAAGGTTGTGGGCGGAGTGTACTTCGGCACCGGGCAGGAGGGTTGCTCGGTCGCATCGGCGTATGCGCTTGGCAAAGACGATTGGATCGGGCCGATGATCCGCAACCAGGGCGCGTTCCTCGTCCGCGGCTTCAGCACTGCCGACGTCATGATGCAGTACATGGCGAAAGGTAAGGGGCCGACCAAAGGCAAAGACGCGGGCTCGCACTTCGGTTCGCTCGACAAGCACGTCACCGCGCCCATCTCGATGCTGGGGGACCAAATACCCGTGCTGGCGGGCGTAGCGCTGGGCGCGCGCTTGCAAGGACGCAACATCGCGTGCCTCACATGGATCGGCGATGGCGGACAGTCCACCGGCGTCACCTACGAGGGCTTCAACTTCGCCGCAGTGCAGAAGCTGGGCGTGATCCTGCTGGTCGAGAGCAATCACTGGGCGTATTCCACGCCGACAGAAGAGCAGGTCGCGGTCCGGGACCTGGCACAGCGCGCGATCGGCTACGGCGTGCCCGGCGTGATCGTCGATGGCACCGATGTTTGCCAGGTCTACGACGCGACCTACGAAGCGGCGCAACGGGCGTATCGCGGCGAGGGCTCGACGCTGATCGAAGCCAAGATGATGCGCATGAAGGGCCACGCCATCCATGATGCGGCGCAGTATGTCCCGAAGAAGATGTTCGAGTTTTGGCAGAAGCGCGACTGCATCGCGCGTTTCGAAAAGTATTTGGTGAACGTGAAGAAGTGGTTGACGCCGGAGCAGCACAAGAAGCTGAAGAGCGAAGTCGACAAGCAGCTCGAAGAAGACCGCGCCGCGGCGGAAGCCTCACCGATGCCCGAACCGGAGTGGGCAGCGAAGGGCGTCTATTGCGCGAGTCCGGAATGCCACCCCATCCCGCTGATGTACGGCGAGGTGAAAGCCAAGGGCCACAAAGACGTGAAGCTGGCGGAAGTGGAAGCGGCGGTGCATTTGAAATGA